The genomic region TGTGATTCTTTACGTTTTGTTGTTAACAAcaaacacagcacacacacacacacacacacacattttacacacacacacacacacacacacacaaataatgaTGTTGTGCACTCTCATGAAGAGTAATAGTAGGACATACCCTGTGTTCCCCTCGTCTTTGATTATAATACCAACCAAattctgggtgtctcagtctttATTCTTGGAGGAGAAAGGATGAGAGTCTTGACTTAAGTTGGCTTAAAGAAAATTCCAAGATGAATAACATAATAAGATCATAAGACGAACAATATATTACATCATGGCACAATGACaactttttactgttttcctcACAAAGAACAGCAGTTTCTACAATCACCCACAGATGAGAGAGCCCTTGTAGAAGCCCAGAAGTTTTGTGGAGAAGTCACAGCACACTGTTGGAGCAAATTAAGAATCCAAGATTGGATGTACTGAAGCAGGTAAGAGGAATAGTTTCACTTTACCTATGTCCTGCGTCCTCCAAGGCAGCACAGCCCAGTGCCAAAGAGGTGTTCTTATAACCTGTGACTTGTGATTTCTCTCACTGGGGAAAGTGAGAGTATGTGAGTGAATGCCTGGTTTCCTTAGCTGTATGAGACACTGCCAAAGAGatccacttctcttttttttaatttttatttatttatttattttttaaaaatttacatccaggggcgcctgggtggctcagtcggttaagcgtccgacttcggctcaggtcacgatctcacagtctgtgagtttgagccccgcgtcaggctctgggctgatggctcagagcctggagcctgcttccgattctgtgtctccctctctctctgcccctcccccattcatgctctgtctctctctgtctcaaaaataaataaaaacgttaaaaaaaaattacatccaagttagttagcatgtagtgcaacagtgatttcaggagtagattccttaatgccccttaccccttGAGCTCATCCCGCCTCCTACAActcctctagtaaccctctgtttgttctccatatttaagagtctcttatgttttgtccccctcccttgtttatattattattgcttcccttcccttatgttcatctgttttgtgagATTCACTTCTTTTCATCCCATCCAGATTGCTTAGGTATATCATGTGGTTGAGCATGGGAGTTGTCTGGGAAGGTATCAGGTAGGGCTGTTGGAGGGCATCAAAGGGATATGGGGTGGGTCAGTCgattgagagtctgacttcagctcaggtcatgatctcatggtctgtgagttcgggccccacatcgggctctgtgctgacagctcagagcctggagcctgctttggattctgtgtctccctctctctctctgcccctgccctgctcatgctctgtttctctctctctttgtcaaaaataaataaacaacaacaaaaaaaggatatGGATCCTACTAATCATGTTGTGGACTCCATCAGGAAGCTTGCTTGCTAATGAGCCATTGGGGATAACTCCAAATAGTCATGGGCACCCCCTCACTCACACATAACCCTACCCTGTGGATGACTCCCTGTATGTGCTTCCAGTGAGAGAGTCTTTGCAGATGGCTAGTGAGCACATGCGGAAAGATGGCCAGACTGCAGGCTGGGGAGAAATCACAAACTGAGCATTCAGTCCCATCTTAAGGAAAGCAAAACGGAGGCTCTTGGCAACCAACCTGGTTTTGCAAGATTGAGTGAAGGCATGTAAGTTTAAGAATACTACCGAAAGGTGAAACAAAAAGTATGGAGCAGGAATAACCTTATAAAAGGTCAGAGAAAGGCTCAGAATCACTAGCAGGGGTGACAGAAGGTAATTCTCTCCTAAAGCAAGTCAGAAAGACTGGAGGAGGTGGCTGCTTCTTCAGATAGTAAGACAGTAGCAGTCTTCAAGGAGTATGAATTATCAGCATAAactgacaccaccaaaggaaCACAATAATTTTCCAGAAACAGATCACAAGGAAATGAACATCTGTGATTTGTCTTATAAAGAATTCAGAATAGCTGTTTTAAGGAAGCATGGCGAGCTACAGGAAAACACATAAAGACAAGTCAATTAAATCATGAAAACTAtgcaaaatgagaagtttaacaGAGggatagaaatcataaaaaaaagaagccaactTTCTGAAGCTGAAGAATATAATGAATGAAATGACAAATCCAATAGAGAGCATCAGTATCAGATTGGATTGGGCAGAAGAATAAGCCTGTGAAGTAGAAACAGGACATTTAAAATTATGCAGTCAGTGAGAATACAGGAAAAAcatgaaatgaataaagaaagccCCCATGGCCTATGGAGTACCATTAAGCGAAACACTGTAGACATGATTGGAGTTCCCAAAGGAGAAGGAtgcagaaaggggcagaaaacttggTTAAAGGAATAATGGCTGGGAACTTTCTAAATCTGGGGAGAGATTTAGACTTGTAACTCATAAAGTTAATAGGTCACCCCAATATTTCAACCCAAAGTGATCTTCtccaaaacacattataattcAGCTGTCTAAAACGAAAGATAatggagagaattttaaaagcagtcagaggagaggcgcctgagtggctcagttggctgagcattcgagttcagctcaggtcatgatctcatggtctgtggattcgagccccgcatcgggctctgtgctgacagctcagagcctggagctgctttggattctgtgtctccgtctctctctgctcctccctgctcactctctctctctctctcaaaaataaacattaaaaaaattttttaaagcagtaagaGGAAAAATAACCCTCATATGACCAGGAACCCTACATAAggctatcagatttttttttttgagaaaccctgcagcccagagagagagggatgatATACTGAAAATGCTGGAAGaaaaaactgccaaccaagaaCACTTTACCTAGTAaagttgtctttcaaaaataaaggtgaaatgaAAACTCTCCCAATGAAAGCTGAGGGAATTCATTACCACTAGACTTGCTTTATAAGAGATGCTGTAAGGAGTTCTCTGAGCTGAAACAAAAAGACACTAACTAGTACcatgaaaacattagaaaatatacaacacactgaaaatttaaatatattcagtCAAGTTCAGAATACTCTAATACTGCAATATGGTGGTTAATCACTTAATACTAGTAAAGGTTAAAGgaaaaaagtactaaaaataactatagctacaaTAACTTGTTAATGGatttacaatataaaaagattaaTTGTGACATCAGAAACAAAATATGAGAAGGAAGTAAAGGGATAAAGGTTTGTATGTGATtgaagttaagttgttatcaCTTTAAAATAGACTGTAATGTCTGTAAGGCACTGAATATTTAAAGGAactcaaatgttttaaaagggtAAAATAAACTTTACTGAAATGTCCATAAATCTGTATGAACCTAAATCCTTAAAAGTAATATGTTACCTAGAATTATAATTAGAGAAATTTTCAATGACATGAATTATTTGAACCTTTAGAGAGGACAGCATAAGATCCTTTCTCATAAGGAATATATAATCTCTGATgggaaattaacatttactgtCACAATTAGGATGTAAGCACAGACACCAGTTCTTTCCCTACAGAGTTTATTGAGATGGGAAGGTCCTGGGGGAGACTCACACCTGAATTTCTAGCCAgatccaaaaaatatataagcctTAAACAAATGCCTTGAGCTCTGACACAGTGGCTCAGGTCTCAAGTATGTAGTGGCCCTTcgtattttcttaataaatttataatgacCAGTTTGATCTACAGCCAAGAATGACTCCTGGAACATTCAGACTGTGAGATCTATGCTATGACCCTTTTGCcagtaaaggaagaagaaaattcagtGACTATCTCTGCTCAACCTTGACATCCTAAAGGCCAGTTCTTCTTCCAGTGGAGGTGAACCATACTTACAGGGTCAGCATGGTTATTTCCATGGAGGGAGAGTGAGTTAATCAAGTTTCTATTTACCTCTCATGCTCTCTGttcctgtaaaatgaggaaaaatatttataattcataaCAAGAAACTCAACGTATAAAGCTCTGGCtatatacttttctgtatattttctgtaTACTTTTCTGCTTATTCTAAGCATACCCTCTGTTGGCTTCATCTTCAGTGTGGTAGCAAGATAGCCATAGCAGGACCAAGTGACATCTAGCATGTAGCAACATCAGAGGAAAAGATTTATCTCTTTCTTAAGTTGTAAATTGAAATAGACATATAAAAGAGTTTATGTGTTATAAGCATGCAGCTCGATATGTGTTCACAAACTTAACAACTAAATAATCAGTATCCAAATTGGTTATGTTTCTGCTTCATGCCTTACTACAAAACCAAGGAAAGCACATCCACCTTTCTTTATTCATTATCTGTCCAGCTAGGCTGGAACAGGGAAGCAGAATATGTAGAAACACTGACTACATGTTGAATTATAAATCTTAGGCTACCAAAGTTCCCCTCGATACTTGTTACCCATTATTGATTTCATGGATTCTTGCAGTAAGCTATCTGCAAAGATTATAGACTGGTAGGGACACTCTTCTAGGAAGCAGAATTATGATATGCTCTCTGCCCTAGAGAAATCGGCTCTTTCATGATTGTTGTCACAGTGAAACTGAGGTATCTGGTAGGATAATGGAAACATAGGAACTAGGAAGTGAACGATCAgatgagtgggagggagagaagggggataCCTCCCTACTGAAGCTCACCAACAGGTGGGCTTAGTCCTCAGCTACTCCATCCTTGTATCTTCTAGTAAAGACAAGGGCAGTTGTTTGTCACATGAAGCTCATGCAACAAAAAACAGAGTGATTTTAATGTTGACGGCTGTGTATGGCAATCCATTCGGGCCCTGTGAAGCAAAGTCTTCTGAGTCTTCTGCTTATGAATGAGAGCATGTAAGGAGAGAGCTGGGGTCTCTAATGGGAGTTTCTAATGTTCTCGCAGATTTCTGAAGAGAAGAATACTGGTTAGCAATGAGTCCTTAGTGACTGAATTTCTTCTTGCTGGCCTAACAGACCGTCCAGAGCTCCAGCAACccctcttcttcctgtttctggtgATCTACATTGTCACCATGGTGGGCAACGTTGGCTTGGTCACTCTTATTAGTCTAAATTCTCACCTCCATACCCCCATGTACTACTTCCTCTTCAACCTGTCCTTCATTGATGTCTGTTACTCTTCCGCTGTCACCCCCAAGATGCTGATGAACTTTGTGTCAAGGGAGAATATCATCTCCTATGTTGGCTGCATGACtcagctgtttttctttctcttttttgtcatCTCGGAATGCTATATGTTGACCTCAATGGCCTGCGatcgctatgtggccatctgtaaTCCGTTGCTGTATAAGGTAACCATGTCCCGTCAGGTCTGTGCCTTGCTGACTGTTGCTGCATATATGATGGGGTT from Panthera uncia isolate 11264 chromosome D1, Puncia_PCG_1.0, whole genome shotgun sequence harbors:
- the LOC125908579 gene encoding olfactory receptor 8B3 isoform X1 is translated as MEGEFLKRRILVSNESLVTEFLLAGLTDRPELQQPLFFLFLVIYIVTMVGNVGLVTLISLNSHLHTPMYYFLFNLSFIDVCYSSAVTPKMLMNFVSRENIISYVGCMTQLFFFLFFVISECYMLTSMACDRYVAICNPLLYKVTMSRQVCALLTVAAYMMGFAGASAHTGCMLRLTFCSVNVINHYLCDILPLLQLSCSSTYVNEVVVLIVVGINITVPSFTILISYVFILTSILHIRSAQGRSKAFSTCSSHIIAISLFFGSAAFMYLKYSSPGSMEQGKVSSVFYTNVGPMLNPLIYSLRNKDVKIALRKVLIKIQRRSMF